One stretch of Aeromicrobium fastidiosum DNA includes these proteins:
- a CDS encoding M1 family metallopeptidase, with the protein MAHAARHLARLVSLALVSGTLVATAGAGTAQAVEAVAGGLSAGDTLFPNQGNSGYDAVHYDIDVTADVAVSSTAGAVATTTFTAARTAVTARTTGAPLSSYAFDFQGSTGTLEESALVVDGVTVDGVAATFERIEETTTSDATTDVHKIVVTPVAPVDGEFTTVVTYHGTPVAHTDTDGSSEGWNNTQDGGTFLNQPVGSMTVFPNNNTPRDKATYSISVDAPTQLTTSSSVNPGLRDAAVVSNGELTSRTPSEDGTRTTWVWDQNRQMASELTLISIGRYDVYESDIALASGRTIPEWSFIDPSISTNSQATTQATRARLKDVVDFLEERYGPYPGNSIGLVTDVVPSSISYALETQDRSFFPTRASLGTTIHEVMHQWFGDNVSPVDWNDIWLNEGPATYAEYQVPFEGLGTTDTSTEQAIFDTWDETPADDELWTVPTADMSEASQLFGAQVYDRGAMALEALRTSIGAVPFAELMRQWQSRHGGTSRRTIDFIALAEEVSGRDLDAFFETWIYTTGKPAWPAKFDLTLDGPGGALVPGETSAFSLSTTNTGRVEQTGSVVMLDLSTILSTVALGDLPDGVGVDGTTLTWTVPSTAVGGTSKVAIPFTVRAGTVGAAGRVVARADTLGSTCSGCTADLVVKGRPLATTPVPTISGTTRVGASVTVVPGTWDEGATLSYQWLRNGVPIPGATGPVRVLTPTDWRQRISVVVTGAKPDHESVSRTTAPTSVRVGLLTLRPKPAISGTPKVGRRLTVQRATYDPGVSLRYRWYADGHRVGGTRATLRIAKAYRGKRITVRVSVRKTGYETWTRRSGRTARVH; encoded by the coding sequence ATGGCGCACGCAGCACGACACCTCGCACGACTCGTATCGCTGGCACTGGTCAGCGGGACACTCGTCGCCACGGCCGGTGCCGGGACGGCCCAGGCCGTCGAGGCCGTCGCGGGTGGTCTCAGCGCCGGCGACACCCTCTTCCCGAACCAGGGCAACAGCGGCTACGACGCGGTGCACTACGACATCGACGTGACGGCCGACGTCGCGGTGTCGAGCACGGCCGGTGCCGTGGCGACCACGACGTTCACCGCCGCGAGGACTGCCGTGACCGCCAGGACGACCGGGGCACCGCTGTCGTCGTACGCCTTCGACTTCCAGGGCTCGACCGGGACGCTGGAGGAGAGCGCGCTGGTCGTCGACGGGGTCACGGTCGACGGCGTCGCGGCAACCTTCGAGCGCATCGAGGAGACCACGACGTCCGACGCCACGACCGACGTCCACAAGATCGTCGTGACGCCGGTGGCCCCCGTCGACGGCGAGTTCACCACGGTCGTGACCTATCACGGCACGCCCGTCGCACACACCGATACGGACGGCTCGTCGGAGGGATGGAACAACACGCAGGACGGCGGGACGTTCCTCAACCAGCCGGTCGGATCGATGACCGTGTTCCCCAACAACAACACGCCGCGCGACAAGGCCACCTACTCGATCAGCGTCGACGCGCCGACCCAGCTCACGACGTCGTCGTCGGTCAACCCCGGCCTGCGCGACGCCGCGGTGGTCAGCAACGGTGAGCTGACGTCGAGGACGCCGAGCGAGGACGGCACGCGCACCACGTGGGTGTGGGACCAGAACAGGCAGATGGCCAGTGAGCTGACGCTCATCTCGATCGGTCGCTATGACGTCTACGAGTCCGACATCGCCCTCGCGAGCGGCCGGACGATCCCCGAGTGGTCGTTCATCGATCCGTCGATCTCGACCAACAGCCAGGCGACGACGCAGGCCACCCGTGCCCGGCTGAAGGACGTCGTCGACTTCCTGGAGGAGCGCTACGGACCGTACCCGGGCAACAGCATCGGCCTGGTCACCGACGTCGTGCCGAGCTCGATCAGCTACGCCCTCGAGACGCAGGACCGCTCGTTCTTCCCGACCAGGGCCAGCCTGGGCACCACGATCCACGAGGTCATGCACCAGTGGTTCGGCGACAACGTCTCGCCCGTCGACTGGAACGACATCTGGCTCAACGAGGGCCCCGCCACCTATGCGGAGTACCAGGTGCCGTTCGAGGGACTCGGCACGACGGACACCAGCACCGAGCAGGCGATCTTCGACACGTGGGACGAGACCCCGGCCGACGACGAGCTGTGGACCGTGCCGACCGCGGACATGTCCGAGGCGTCCCAACTCTTCGGTGCACAGGTCTACGACCGTGGGGCGATGGCGCTGGAGGCGCTGCGCACCTCGATCGGCGCGGTGCCCTTCGCCGAGCTGATGCGCCAGTGGCAGTCACGTCACGGCGGCACGAGCAGGCGCACGATTGACTTCATCGCCCTGGCCGAGGAGGTCTCGGGCCGCGACCTCGACGCGTTCTTCGAGACGTGGATCTACACGACCGGCAAGCCCGCCTGGCCGGCGAAGTTCGACCTGACGCTCGACGGTCCCGGCGGGGCGCTGGTGCCTGGTGAGACATCTGCGTTCTCGCTGTCGACCACCAACACCGGCAGGGTCGAGCAGACCGGAAGCGTCGTCATGCTCGACCTGTCGACGATCCTGTCCACCGTGGCGCTGGGAGACCTGCCGGACGGGGTCGGGGTCGACGGCACGACCCTGACGTGGACCGTCCCGTCGACGGCGGTCGGCGGGACGTCGAAGGTGGCGATCCCGTTCACAGTTCGCGCCGGCACCGTGGGTGCAGCGGGGCGGGTCGTCGCCAGGGCCGACACGCTGGGATCGACCTGCTCCGGCTGCACCGCGGACCTCGTCGTGAAGGGTCGTCCGCTCGCCACGACGCCTGTCCCGACGATCAGCGGCACGACGCGTGTCGGAGCGTCGGTGACGGTCGTGCCGGGCACGTGGGACGAGGGCGCGACGCTGTCGTACCAGTGGCTGCGCAACGGTGTGCCGATCCCCGGCGCGACCGGGCCGGTTCGCGTCCTGACACCGACTGACTGGCGCCAGCGCATCTCGGTCGTGGTCACGGGCGCGAAGCCCGATCACGAATCGGTCAGTCGCACCACTGCGCCGACGAGCGTCCGTGTCGGGCTGCTCACGCTCCGCCCGAAGCCCGCGATCTCGGGGACGCCGAAGGTCGGCCGCCGGCTGACCGTGCAGCGGGCGACCTACGATCCCGGTGTGTCGCTGAGGTACCGGTGGTACGCCGACGGACACCGTGTCGGTGGCACGAGGGCGACGCTCAGGATCGCGAAGGCCTACCGGGGCAAGCGCATCACGGTGCGGGTGTCGGTGCGCAAGACCGGCTACGAGACGTGGACCAGAAGGAGCGGCAGGACGGCCAGGGTGCACTAG
- a CDS encoding M14 family metallopeptidase codes for MRNSRALIGVTGMALAATCVLSSTSIAASAVEPSSSTSTPAPAPGRGPSTASTVEPLSKAQVVKRAAESSVAGDPITMPTSYPYQPQLKIYRPNADDAAHSAELIGHPEIAPKLLDLMEESDRVSAQVVGQSTEGRDLYLVTVTAPESEAETEQQTAWKTEIKSDPDAAAKDTALLRDYKTPVWISNNIHGNEWEGTDAAMKYIEYLATAPIAEVRSILDNNRLYFSPSLNPDGRSNATRATALGLDPNRDMITNTTPETKSFIRQAQAIQPIYAADFHGYTNVLQMEPTGPPHGSNYEYDLVMPHNYALALKVEKDVVDAAIPGNTYRNIQTGAIVSENTSADTAHIKIPYRDTPDGWDDFPPIFTAQYASFFGAAAATVELPKTRNGSPSGRQSPANAVINSAVAYKTMTSIVDYMNTAATAKDMITNQIEAFRRGVAGEPKDNLTVSKVTSVPGPTQWRALWDVVDDQEKIELPRAYVIPVGDGQRSASDASRLVQQLLTHDVEVGTLSADATVDGTTYPKGSYVVDMHQPLRGLANALLDLGEDISAKVPSMYDISAWSYSYTWGATVAKVGLTTDAPFGTATPVSAPASNVSTPAKADYLTFDVAGVADYRALNALLEDEQSVSMLADGSAVIGPESYDAAKQVASTFDIDLDVATKADLDALDDAGTKALTDLTVGYVGTQDDKLSLQELGFDDLVPLTAATLTADPTLLKGVDVLWVGSTFNPTSDQTAARTAAQQFVDAGGSIVGRSSAGFNAAASFGLMKGTVVNGNGSGNGIVDVDTPADSVLAPFAQDSAFIYPAYSFTGLGEGVKVEQTYAAKPFLAGHWRGTTETNGPDAAAGKASVVSYEKPTTGAKSMVFGTSVFFRTLPKGGMSQAARGLFWAGPTGDAVVAPGGSGVSITSVAPVTYPASASVTVAASDASGAALDGTVELTAGGKVVASGTTIGGKATLAVPGLAPGTTSVVATFAPSSTRYTASTSVPAAITVAKAVSRLTLTAKKVRGAKKARATVTLTVPGVPTAGSVVVTDKGKKVKTVWVKTGSSRTLTLKLSKGTHRLRATFAGSGVAASGTTKQVTIRIR; via the coding sequence GTGAGGAACTCTCGCGCTCTCATCGGCGTGACCGGGATGGCGCTCGCCGCGACCTGCGTGCTCTCGAGCACCAGCATCGCGGCGTCCGCTGTCGAGCCGTCGTCCAGCACATCCACCCCGGCCCCAGCACCCGGCCGTGGTCCCTCGACCGCGTCGACGGTCGAGCCGCTCAGCAAGGCGCAGGTCGTCAAGCGCGCTGCCGAGTCGTCCGTCGCCGGCGACCCGATCACCATGCCGACGTCATACCCCTACCAGCCGCAGCTCAAGATCTACCGTCCCAACGCCGACGACGCGGCGCACTCCGCCGAGCTCATCGGGCACCCCGAGATCGCCCCGAAGCTGCTCGACCTCATGGAGGAGAGCGACCGGGTCTCGGCGCAGGTCGTCGGCCAGTCGACCGAAGGGCGCGACCTGTACCTGGTCACGGTGACGGCACCGGAGTCCGAGGCCGAGACGGAGCAGCAGACCGCTTGGAAGACCGAGATCAAGTCCGATCCCGACGCCGCCGCGAAGGACACCGCCCTGCTGCGCGACTACAAGACGCCCGTGTGGATCAGCAACAACATCCACGGCAACGAGTGGGAGGGCACCGATGCGGCGATGAAGTACATCGAGTACCTCGCGACCGCGCCGATCGCCGAGGTGCGCAGCATCCTCGACAACAACCGGCTCTACTTCTCGCCGTCGTTGAACCCTGACGGCCGCAGCAACGCGACCCGCGCCACGGCGCTCGGGCTCGACCCCAACCGCGACATGATCACCAACACGACGCCTGAGACGAAGTCGTTCATCCGTCAGGCGCAGGCGATCCAGCCGATCTACGCTGCCGACTTCCATGGCTACACCAACGTGCTGCAGATGGAGCCCACCGGACCGCCGCACGGCTCGAACTACGAGTACGACCTCGTGATGCCGCACAACTACGCTCTGGCCCTCAAGGTCGAGAAGGACGTCGTCGACGCTGCCATCCCGGGCAACACGTACCGCAACATCCAGACCGGCGCCATCGTCTCGGAGAACACGTCGGCCGACACGGCGCACATCAAGATCCCCTACCGCGACACTCCTGACGGCTGGGACGACTTCCCACCGATCTTCACAGCGCAGTATGCGTCGTTCTTCGGTGCCGCCGCGGCCACGGTCGAGCTGCCCAAGACCCGCAACGGCAGCCCGTCGGGACGCCAGTCGCCGGCCAACGCCGTCATCAACTCGGCCGTCGCCTACAAGACGATGACCAGCATCGTCGACTACATGAACACGGCCGCCACCGCGAAGGACATGATCACGAACCAGATCGAGGCCTTCCGCCGCGGTGTCGCAGGCGAGCCCAAGGACAACCTGACGGTCAGCAAGGTCACCAGCGTCCCCGGACCGACCCAGTGGCGCGCCCTCTGGGACGTCGTGGACGACCAGGAGAAGATCGAGCTTCCCCGCGCGTACGTCATCCCCGTGGGCGACGGCCAGCGCTCGGCAAGCGACGCGAGCCGTCTGGTCCAGCAGCTGCTGACCCACGACGTCGAGGTGGGCACGCTGTCGGCCGACGCAACGGTGGACGGCACGACCTACCCCAAGGGTTCGTACGTCGTCGACATGCACCAGCCCCTGCGCGGCCTGGCCAACGCCCTGCTCGACCTGGGCGAGGACATCTCGGCCAAGGTCCCGTCGATGTACGACATCTCCGCCTGGAGCTACTCGTACACGTGGGGCGCGACGGTCGCCAAGGTCGGCCTGACCACCGACGCACCGTTCGGCACCGCCACCCCGGTCTCGGCACCCGCCTCGAACGTCTCGACGCCGGCCAAGGCCGACTACCTGACGTTCGACGTCGCGGGCGTCGCCGACTACCGGGCGCTCAACGCGCTGTTGGAGGACGAGCAGTCGGTCTCGATGCTCGCGGACGGCTCGGCCGTCATCGGCCCCGAGTCGTACGACGCCGCGAAGCAGGTCGCGTCGACGTTCGACATCGACCTCGACGTCGCGACGAAGGCCGATCTGGACGCCCTCGACGACGCCGGCACCAAGGCGCTGACCGACCTGACGGTCGGGTACGTCGGCACGCAGGACGACAAGCTCTCGCTCCAGGAGCTCGGCTTCGACGATCTCGTGCCGCTGACGGCCGCGACACTCACCGCCGACCCGACGCTGCTCAAGGGCGTCGACGTGCTGTGGGTCGGATCGACGTTCAACCCGACGTCGGACCAGACGGCAGCGCGCACCGCGGCGCAGCAGTTCGTCGACGCGGGTGGCTCGATCGTGGGCCGGTCGAGCGCGGGCTTCAACGCCGCAGCGTCATTCGGTCTCATGAAGGGAACCGTCGTCAACGGCAACGGCTCAGGCAACGGCATCGTCGACGTCGACACACCGGCGGACTCGGTGCTCGCTCCGTTCGCGCAGGACAGCGCGTTCATCTACCCGGCGTACTCGTTCACGGGGCTCGGTGAGGGCGTGAAGGTCGAGCAGACCTATGCGGCCAAGCCGTTCCTGGCGGGCCACTGGCGGGGCACGACCGAGACGAACGGTCCGGACGCCGCGGCAGGCAAGGCCTCGGTCGTGTCGTACGAGAAGCCCACGACAGGTGCCAAGTCAATGGTGTTCGGCACGTCGGTGTTCTTCCGCACCCTCCCCAAGGGCGGGATGAGTCAGGCTGCTCGCGGTCTGTTCTGGGCCGGACCGACGGGTGACGCGGTCGTGGCACCCGGAGGTTCGGGCGTGTCGATCACGTCGGTCGCACCGGTCACCTATCCGGCGTCCGCGTCGGTGACGGTCGCCGCCTCCGACGCGTCGGGTGCAGCACTCGACGGAACCGTCGAGCTCACGGCAGGCGGCAAGGTCGTCGCCTCCGGCACCACGATCGGCGGCAAGGCCACCCTGGCGGTGCCGGGTCTCGCACCAGGAACCACCTCGGTCGTCGCGACGTTCGCGCCCTCGTCGACGCGCTACACGGCGTCGACCAGCGTTCCGGCCGCGATCACGGTGGCCAAGGCAGTCTCGAGGCTGACGCTCACGGCCAAGAAGGTGCGCGGTGCCAAGAAGGCCAGGGCGACGGTCACCCTGACCGTGCCGGGCGTCCCGACCGCGGGCTCGGTCGTGGTGACCGACAAGGGCAAGAAGGTCAAGACGGTCTGGGTCAAGACCGGATCGTCCCGGACACTCACGCTCAAGCTGTCGAAGGGCACGCACCGCCTGCGGGCGACCTTCGCAGGCAGCGGCGTGGCGGCTTCCGGCACGACCAAGCAGGTGACGATCAGGATCCGCTGA
- the gltX gene encoding glutamate--tRNA ligase — MTDAPTTAASTGSTGARPVVARFCPSPTGNPHVGMARTALFSWAFARHHGGTFVFRIEDTDTSRDNEESYTLLVEVMRWLGLDWDEGPEVGGPHGPYRQSERMDIYADVAQQLLDAGFAYKAYDTAEELEARRNAARAAGKPSGYDGLHRDLTDGQRAAYEAEGREPVIRFKMPHKDWTFTDLVRGEITFGSENVQDFVIVRANGQSLYTLTNPTDDAMMGVTHVLRGEDLLSSTPRQIALYEAFAEIGIGGGFTPEFGHLPFVMGEGNRKLSKRDPESNLLDYKPKGFLPEGLLNYMALLGWSIADDRDVFSIPEMVEAFEIGSVNASPARFDIKKAEAINGSHVRLLSEAELSDRLVPYFQDAGLIDPTPTGTQLGILAAATPLVHERMTLLTEAVDMLRFLFVSDEEFTVDEADAAKNLDEKGLEVVRAAREALDAIPGTAEWTTSTIEGALRVALIDGMGLKPRLAFGPVRVAVTGSRISPPLFESLELLGHRKTILRLDAALGQIAQG; from the coding sequence ATGACTGACGCTCCCACGACGGCCGCTTCGACAGGCTCAACGGGCGCTCGCCCCGTCGTCGCGCGGTTCTGCCCGTCGCCGACCGGCAACCCGCACGTCGGCATGGCGCGCACGGCCCTGTTCAGCTGGGCCTTCGCCCGCCACCACGGCGGGACGTTCGTCTTCCGCATCGAGGACACCGACACGTCGCGCGACAACGAGGAGTCGTACACGCTCCTCGTCGAGGTGATGCGCTGGCTCGGCCTCGACTGGGACGAGGGTCCCGAGGTCGGCGGCCCCCACGGCCCCTACCGCCAGTCCGAGCGCATGGACATCTACGCCGACGTTGCCCAGCAGCTGCTCGACGCGGGCTTCGCCTACAAGGCGTACGACACCGCCGAAGAGCTCGAGGCCCGGCGCAACGCGGCCCGTGCCGCGGGCAAGCCGAGCGGCTACGACGGCCTGCACCGCGACCTCACCGACGGGCAGCGGGCCGCCTATGAGGCGGAGGGCCGCGAGCCCGTCATCCGATTCAAGATGCCGCACAAGGACTGGACGTTCACCGACCTCGTCCGCGGCGAGATCACGTTCGGCTCGGAGAACGTGCAGGACTTCGTCATCGTCCGCGCCAACGGCCAGTCGCTCTACACGCTGACCAACCCCACCGACGACGCCATGATGGGCGTGACCCACGTGCTGCGCGGCGAGGACCTGCTCAGCTCGACGCCCCGTCAGATCGCCCTCTACGAGGCGTTCGCCGAGATCGGCATCGGGGGAGGGTTCACGCCTGAGTTCGGGCACCTGCCGTTCGTGATGGGCGAGGGCAACCGCAAGCTGTCGAAGCGCGACCCGGAGTCCAACCTGCTCGACTACAAGCCCAAGGGCTTCCTGCCCGAGGGCCTGCTCAACTACATGGCGCTGCTGGGCTGGTCCATCGCCGACGACCGCGACGTGTTCAGCATCCCCGAGATGGTCGAGGCGTTCGAGATCGGCAGCGTCAACGCCAGTCCGGCCCGGTTCGACATCAAGAAGGCCGAGGCCATCAACGGCTCGCACGTGCGCCTGCTGAGCGAGGCCGAGCTGAGCGACCGGCTCGTGCCCTACTTCCAGGACGCGGGTCTGATCGACCCCACGCCCACCGGCACGCAGCTCGGCATCCTGGCCGCCGCGACGCCGCTGGTGCACGAGCGCATGACGCTGCTCACCGAGGCCGTCGACATGCTGCGCTTCCTGTTCGTCTCCGACGAGGAGTTCACGGTCGACGAGGCCGACGCGGCCAAGAATCTCGACGAGAAGGGGCTCGAGGTCGTCCGGGCCGCGCGGGAGGCCCTCGATGCGATCCCCGGCACGGCGGAGTGGACGACCAGCACGATCGAGGGTGCGCTGCGCGTGGCCCTGATCGACGGCATGGGGCTCAAGCCGCGCCTGGCGTTCGGACCCGTCCGCGTGGCGGTGACGGGCAGCCGCATCTCGCCGCCGCTGTTCGAGTCGCTCGAGCTGCTGGGGCACCGCAAGACGATCCTGCGCCTCGACGCAGCTCTCGGGCAGATCGCTCAGGGGTAA
- a CDS encoding fumarylacetoacetate hydrolase family protein yields MRIARFAGDDDPRFGVIGDDNGVPTIAVLNGDPLYAGLNLSGQKIPLADVRLLAPVIPRSKVVCVGKNYAKHAAEMGGEVPEEPLIFLKPNTSVIGPGEPIFYPEQSSNVHFEGELAVVIGRICRDVPVDDAKKVIFGYTVANDVTARDLQAKDGQWARAKGFDTFCPLGPWIETDFDPSDVQVTTRLGDELKQDGRTSDMVFTVPDVIAYVSSFMTLLPGDVILTGTPDGVGPMQVGDSVSVTVEGIGTLTNQVVSRND; encoded by the coding sequence ATGCGTATCGCCAGGTTTGCCGGGGACGACGATCCTCGTTTCGGAGTCATCGGGGACGACAACGGTGTCCCCACCATCGCCGTGCTGAACGGAGACCCGCTCTATGCGGGGCTCAACCTCAGCGGCCAGAAGATCCCGCTCGCGGACGTGCGTCTGCTGGCGCCGGTCATCCCGCGCAGCAAGGTCGTGTGCGTCGGCAAGAACTACGCCAAGCACGCCGCCGAGATGGGCGGCGAGGTGCCCGAGGAGCCGCTGATCTTCCTCAAGCCCAACACCAGCGTCATCGGGCCCGGGGAGCCGATCTTCTACCCCGAGCAGAGCAGCAACGTGCACTTCGAGGGCGAGCTCGCGGTCGTCATCGGACGCATCTGCCGCGACGTGCCCGTCGACGACGCCAAGAAGGTCATCTTCGGCTACACCGTCGCCAACGACGTCACGGCGCGCGATCTGCAGGCCAAGGACGGTCAGTGGGCCCGCGCCAAGGGCTTCGACACGTTCTGCCCCCTTGGGCCGTGGATCGAGACCGACTTCGACCCGTCCGACGTGCAGGTCACGACCCGCCTCGGCGACGAGCTGAAGCAGGACGGTCGCACGTCCGACATGGTCTTCACGGTCCCCGACGTCATCGCGTACGTCTCGTCCTTCATGACGCTGCTGCCCGGCGACGTCATCCTGACCGGAACGCCCGACGGCGTCGGTCCCATGCAGGTCGGTGACTCGGTCAGCGTGACGGTCGAGGGCATCGGCACCCTCACGAACCAGGTGGTCTCCCGCAATGACTGA
- a CDS encoding NAD(P)/FAD-dependent oxidoreductase, producing MDHLTSSTAHATHDVIVIGGGPAGLQAALTLGRMHRSVLMLDSGEYRNATVEHAHNYATHDGIAPAEFRRLARIDLAAYDTVEVRPEPASRVEQDRDDFVIHLEGGTTERAAALVLATGVRDALPDVPGLAEAWGKEIAACPFCHGHELAGRTIALDVDGAHFDRLSAMLGRLGSELVDVHGRVRTIARAGGGLDLAMDDGSIVHVDGMFIAPTFSQSAAFAEQLGLELNESGCVRVNALQATSVPGVFAAGDAAHHPELPMPMSSIVTSQAAGMVAGAAAVHHLLAREATQVG from the coding sequence ATGGATCACCTCACCTCTTCAACCGCCCACGCCACCCACGACGTCATCGTCATCGGCGGCGGACCCGCGGGTCTGCAGGCCGCCCTCACCCTCGGACGCATGCACCGCTCGGTGCTGATGCTCGACTCCGGCGAGTACCGCAACGCCACGGTCGAGCACGCCCACAACTACGCGACCCACGACGGCATCGCCCCGGCAGAGTTCCGTCGTCTGGCTCGCATCGACCTTGCGGCCTACGACACCGTGGAGGTGCGCCCGGAGCCGGCGAGCCGTGTCGAGCAGGATCGCGACGACTTCGTCATCCACCTGGAGGGAGGGACGACTGAGCGTGCGGCCGCCCTGGTGCTCGCCACCGGCGTCCGCGACGCCCTGCCCGACGTGCCGGGCCTCGCCGAGGCGTGGGGCAAGGAGATCGCTGCCTGCCCGTTCTGCCACGGGCACGAGCTCGCCGGGCGGACCATCGCGCTGGACGTCGATGGGGCGCACTTCGATCGGCTCTCGGCCATGCTGGGCCGTCTGGGCTCCGAGCTGGTCGACGTCCACGGACGCGTCCGGACGATCGCCCGTGCCGGCGGCGGCCTCGACCTCGCGATGGACGACGGATCGATCGTGCACGTCGACGGGATGTTCATCGCGCCGACCTTCAGCCAGTCGGCCGCCTTCGCAGAGCAGCTGGGCCTCGAGCTGAACGAGTCGGGATGCGTCCGGGTCAACGCCCTCCAGGCGACCTCGGTGCCAGGCGTGTTCGCGGCAGGTGACGCGGCGCACCACCCCGAGCTGCCGATGCCGATGTCGTCGATCGTCACCTCCCAGGCCGCGGGCATGGTCGCGGGCGCGGCGGCCGTCCACCACCTGCTGGCCCGCGAGGCGACCCAGGTCGGCTAG
- a CDS encoding MerR family transcriptional regulator, producing MKSSPESASLRSIGDTAARFGLDTHVLRHWEDKGLLSPARDGADRRLYGDDDVVRIAVILRAKAAGMTLDQVAVLLDDDHGPKRHAVLQEHIADLDRRMREMELSRAMAVHAFECEAHDMTRCPGFRSTIQDVLAGAPWPVAPS from the coding sequence ATGAAGTCAAGTCCCGAGTCCGCATCACTCCGGTCGATCGGCGACACCGCCGCCCGCTTCGGCCTCGACACCCATGTGCTGCGCCACTGGGAGGACAAGGGACTGCTGTCGCCGGCTCGCGACGGTGCCGACCGGCGGCTCTACGGCGACGACGACGTCGTGCGGATCGCGGTCATCCTGCGGGCGAAGGCCGCTGGCATGACGCTCGACCAGGTCGCGGTGCTGCTCGACGACGATCACGGGCCGAAGCGGCACGCCGTGCTGCAGGAGCACATCGCCGACCTCGACCGGCGGATGCGCGAGATGGAGCTCTCGCGGGCGATGGCCGTGCACGCCTTCGAGTGCGAGGCGCACGACATGACCCGGTGCCCGGGCTTCAGGTCGACGATCCAGGACGTGCTGGCGGGGGCTCCGTGGCCTGTGGCACCTTCCTGA
- a CDS encoding isoprenyl transferase — translation MKRQVRRPVPHPSGATVPSIPLAQVPRHVAIVMDGNGRWAKQRGLPRTAGHEMGEAALFDVVEGAIEIGVKAVSAYAFSTENWKRSPDEVRFLMGFNRDVIRRRRDEMHELGVRVRWAGRRPRLWRSVIKELETAEELTRDNDVLTLTMCVNYGGRAEIADAAAALARDVAAGRVNPDKVTEKTFARYLDEPDMEDVDLFWRTSGEQRTSNFLLWQSAYAEMVFSDIAWPDVDRRALWAAIEEYAARNRRYGSA, via the coding sequence ATGAAGCGCCAGGTCCGCCGGCCCGTGCCGCACCCCTCAGGGGCGACAGTGCCCAGCATCCCGCTCGCGCAGGTGCCCCGGCACGTCGCGATCGTCATGGACGGCAACGGCCGCTGGGCCAAGCAGCGGGGCCTGCCGCGCACCGCGGGGCACGAGATGGGCGAGGCGGCGCTGTTCGACGTCGTCGAGGGGGCCATCGAGATCGGCGTCAAGGCCGTCTCGGCCTATGCCTTCTCCACCGAGAACTGGAAGCGGTCGCCCGACGAGGTGCGGTTCCTGATGGGCTTCAACCGAGATGTCATCCGTCGCCGCCGCGACGAGATGCACGAGCTGGGCGTGCGAGTGCGCTGGGCCGGCCGGCGTCCGCGGCTGTGGCGCAGCGTCATCAAGGAGCTCGAGACCGCCGAGGAGCTCACCCGCGACAACGACGTCCTCACCCTGACGATGTGCGTCAACTACGGCGGCCGGGCCGAGATCGCCGACGCCGCCGCAGCGCTGGCTCGCGACGTCGCTGCCGGGCGGGTCAACCCCGACAAGGTCACCGAGAAGACCTTCGCCCGCTACCTCGACGAGCCCGACATGGAGGACGTCGACCTGTTCTGGCGCACCTCGGGTGAGCAGCGCACCAGCAACTTCCTGTTGTGGCAGTCGGCCTACGCCGAGATGGTGTTCAGCGACATCGCCTGGCCCGACGTCGACCGCCGTGCGCTGTGGGCGGCCATCGAGGAGTACGCGGCGCGCAACCGTCGCTACGGCAGCGCCTGA
- the recO gene encoding DNA repair protein RecO, with translation MSLYRDTGIVLRVHKLGEADRIITLLTRQRGIVRAVGKGVRKTTSRFGGRLEPFMHVDVQLAEGRSLDVITQVETVNAFAKDLGLDYEAYTAGTAMLETAERLVQEDGEPAVAQFQLLVGALRALRERHMTPGLILDSYQLRALSIAGYAPTFDGCARCGEEGPHRSFHAASGGMLCNDCRVAGSAAPSPFTVTLLAGLLSGDWPTVGASDDRSRREASSIVSAYLSWHLERGLRSLSHVDR, from the coding sequence GTGAGTCTCTACCGCGACACCGGCATCGTGCTGCGGGTCCACAAGCTGGGTGAAGCCGATCGCATCATCACGCTGCTGACCCGGCAGCGCGGCATCGTGCGGGCCGTGGGCAAGGGCGTCCGCAAGACCACGTCGCGGTTCGGTGGACGGCTCGAGCCGTTCATGCACGTCGACGTGCAGCTCGCCGAGGGCCGGTCGCTCGACGTCATCACGCAGGTCGAGACCGTCAACGCCTTCGCGAAGGACCTCGGCCTCGACTACGAGGCCTACACCGCTGGCACCGCGATGCTCGAGACCGCCGAACGGCTCGTGCAGGAGGACGGCGAGCCGGCCGTCGCCCAGTTCCAGCTGCTCGTGGGCGCCCTGCGTGCTCTGCGGGAGCGACACATGACTCCTGGCCTGATCCTCGACTCCTACCAGCTGCGGGCCCTGTCGATCGCGGGCTACGCGCCGACGTTCGACGGATGCGCGCGCTGCGGCGAGGAGGGCCCGCACCGCAGCTTCCACGCGGCCTCGGGCGGCATGCTGTGCAACGACTGCCGCGTCGCCGGGTCGGCCGCACCCTCGCCGTTCACGGTGACGCTCCTGGCCGGGCTGCTCAGCGGCGACTGGCCCACGGTCGGGGCGTCCGACGACAGGTCGCGTCGCGAGGCCAGCAGCATCGTCAGCGCCTACCTGTCGTGGCACCTCGAGCGGGGGCTGCGCTCGCTCAGCCACGTCGACAGGTGA